In one Brassica oleracea var. oleracea cultivar TO1000 chromosome C9, BOL, whole genome shotgun sequence genomic region, the following are encoded:
- the LOC106315694 gene encoding sugar transporter ERD6-like 16: MAVPEIKDVERGEIVSRVEGLGNPLLKKVADQDDVEESEINESYFMALFSTFVAVCGSFEFGSCVGYSAPTQSSIRRDLNLSLAEFSMFGSILTIGAMLGAVMSGHISDLTGRKGAMRTSTCFCITGWLAVFFSKSALLLDVGRFFTGYGIGVFSYVVPVYIAEISPKNLRGALTTLNQLMIVIGSSVSFLIGSLISWKILALTGLAPCIVLLFGLCFIPESPRWLAKAGREKEFRVALQKLRGRDTDITNEAEDIQASIQALEILPKARIQDLISKKYSRSVIIGVSLMVFQQFVGINGIGFYASETFVKAGLSSGKLGTIAIACVQVPITVLGTVLIDKCGRRPLIMISSGGIFLGCILTGTSFFLKGQSLLLEWVPFLAVGGVLIYIAAFSIGMGPVPWVIMSEIFPINVKGIAGSLVVLVNWFGAWAVSYTFNFVMSWSSPGTFYMYSAFAAMTIIFVAKMVPETKGKTLEEIQASIRRET, from the exons ATGGCAGTTCCAGAAATTAAAGATGTGGAGAGGGGTGAAATTGTAAGTAGAGTGGAGGGTCTAGGGAATCCATTGTTGAAGAAGGTGGCTGATCAAGATGATGTTGAAGAGAGTGAGATTAATGAATCTTACTTTATGGCTCTCTTCAGCACTTTTGTTGCTGTCTGTGGCTCTTTTGAGTTCGGATCTTGT GTTGGATACTCAGCTCCTACTCAGTCATCTATAAGACGAGACCTCAATCTCTCCCTTGCTGAG TTCTCTATGTTTGGATCAATATTAACAATCGGTGCAATGCTTGGTGCTGTTATGAGTGGGCATATTTCAGATTTGACTGGCCGTAAAGGG GCGATGAGAACTTCAACTTGCTTCTGCATCACTGGTTGGCTCGCTGTCTTCTTCTCCAAG AGTGCTTTGTTACTCGATGTGGGAAGGTTCTTTACAGGATATGGCATTGGAGTTTTTTCTTATGTG GTGCCTGTGTACATTGCTGAGATATCCCCCAAGAATCTACGAGGTGCACTCACAACATTGAACCAACTCATGATTGTGATCGGCTCATCTGTTTCTTTCTTGATCGGATCTCTCATTTCCTGGAAAATCCTTGCCCTTACCG GACTTGCTCCCTGCATTGTTTTGCTGTTTGGCTTGTGCTTCATACCCGAGTCTCCCCGTTGGCTG GCAAAAGCAGGACGTGAGAAAGAGTTTCGAGTAGCGCTACAAAAGCTGAGAGGAAGAGATACAGATATCACAAATGAAGCTGAAGACATTCAAGCATCCATTCAAGCTCTTGAGATTCTTCCAAAAGCAAGAATCCAAGATCTTATCTCCAAGAAATACAGTCGGTCTGTCATC ATTGGTGTTTCCCTTATGGTATTCCAACAATTTGTGGGAATCAACGGGATTGGATTCTACGCAAGCGAAACGTTTGTAAAAGCAG GACTTTCGTCTGGTAAACTCGGAACAATTGCTATCGCTTGTGTTCAG GTGCCAATAACTGTTCTTGGAACAGTCTTGATAGATAAATGTGGAAGAAGGCCACTTATAATG ATTTCATCTGGTGGTATCTTCTTAGGATGTATACTCACAGGAACATCTTTCTTCCTCAAG GGACAAAGCTTGTTACTTGAATGGGTTCCTTTCTTAGCCGTGGGAGGTGTACTT ATATATATAGCTGCTTTCTCCATCGGAATGGGACCTGTTCCTTGGGTGATAATGTCTGAG ATATTTCCAATAAACGTAAAGGGAATCGCAGGAAGCTTAGTGGTACTGGTGAATTGGTTTGGTGCTTGGGCTGTTTCTTACACTTTCAACTTCGTCATGAGCTGGAGCTCTCCAG GAACATTCTACATGTACTCTGCTTTTGCTGCGATGACGATTATCTTTGTGGCGAAGATGGTGCCTGAGACGAAAGGGAAGACACTCGAAGAGATCCAAGCTTCTATCCGAAGAGAGACATAA